The window AGGTAGAGAAGTGCAGCACTTGATGGGTGAAGTGCTCAGCACCGGATTCAACTCGCAGCCAGAATGCGTGACACCGTCGCCTGACTGACTCCGAAGAGCCTGGCGCAGTCAGCAGCGGTCTTTCTGCCTGACCGAACCGCTTCACGGATTTCTTCTTGCTGAGCTGGAGTCAGCTTGGGTCGGCGGCCCCCCACCCGGCCTGCGGCTTTGGCCTGTTCCAGGCCAGCCCTGGTGCGTTCACGAATCATCGCCCGCTCGAACTCTGCGAAGCTGCCGACCATCTGCATCATCATCCGTCCAGCTGGCGTGGTCGTATCGATGTTCTCGGTCAGGCTGCGGAAGCCTGCTCCCCGTCCTTCGATGTCCTCCAGCAAGGTCAGCAGGTCCTTGAGACTGCGGCTGAGTCGGTCCAGTTTCCAGACCACCAGCACATCTCCTTCGCGGAGATGTTCCAGGGCCTTGTGTAACTCCGGCCTATCCCAGCGGCCACCGCTGGCCTGTTCTTTGAAAATGCGGGTGACTCCGGCGGCTTCCAAGGCCTTGAGCTGGAGTGCGGAGTCCTGGTCACCTTTGGAGACGCGAGCATAGCCGATAAGCATGGGAAAGCCTTGCACAAACGGAGAAGCAAAATCACACGGTGCCTCTTGGTACGAACACCGTTAGAATAGGGTAGGCGAAAGACCCTTTCTCGAATTGGGAACAGCGAGGCCCTGGTCATCACCAAAGACATGAAAGAGCTGACGGGCATCGGCAGCGAAGTGCAGATCGAGATTCAGGGGAATGCCATTATCATCACGCCGGCCCAGGACGCATCGCGTCCTGAGACCCTGGCTCGTCAGCAGCGTTTTGCTCAGGCGCGTGACCAGGTGCTGAGTGAGTACGATGACCTTTTCCGCCAATTGGCCGATGCTTGAAGGCTTAAGTCGGGAAGAAGTGGAGGCGCTGCATGACGCTCAGATCGAGCGCTATGGCGGCTCGCCCGGTTTGCGAGACCCAGGGTTACTGGAAAGTGCACTGGCGCAACCGCTTCAGGAACTGTTTGGGCAACGGCGGTATCGACAGTGCCTGCCCAGGCGGCGGCCTACCTTTATTACCTGTCACGTGCCCACGCCTTCGTCGATGCGAACAAGAGAACTTCACTGAGCTGTGCCCTGGTGTGGCTGGCCCTGCATGACCTTCGGTTGCGCCTGAGTCAACAGGAACTGTTCGACCTGACCCTGGCGGTGGCCCAGGGACAGCTCTCACTGGAAGAGGCGATCGAACGCTTTGAGCGTGCAGTCTGGTAGTGCCCACTTCAAGTTCCATTGCACAAACCTGTTGCATTTGATTTTTATTCTGCAAGGGGTTTTTGCAAGGCCGGAAGGGTGATTTCATCGGAGGGATAAAAGTGTTGCAGAAACGTTCGTTTCTGCAATAGCCCTACTATTGAAAATGTGATCCAATCCGCTAAGGTAATTTTTCGCACGAACTCTCATGTGACCCCACATTCAGTACGCCGTGTGAGGTCTCTCCACCTTATCTCCTAACGCTCAAGCTCGCGCATGGCGTCGAAATACTCGCCGATTCGCCAGCGAGCCATCTGGTCGAAGAGGTTCAGGCAACGCGGAAGAACATCGTCGTGGATACCGCGGTTAAAGTGCTGGGTGTAGAGACGTATCAAGAGTTGTCCGAACTCGTGGACATAGAACGCGTCCCTCGATCCGCCCCCGAATTTAGGTGCATCCGTACCAAGCATATATGCCTCTGCCGGTTCCAGCAGGGTGCTGGGGAGCCGTAAGGCGGATGTTTCGAGCTTACGCAACATCTGCAGGGGCTGCTCCTTGAAAGCAGGGCTGGCCAAGAAGGCGCGAATCAGCTCGCGATGCTCTGCAAAATCCTCCTCGGAGAGCTGTTCTGAGAACCTCGCCGCCTCCTCCCGTACGCTGGCATCCTCATCCTGGAAGAGGACACTCAATCCCCTCCAGCACGCCTCCCTGCACTTCGAATCGTTGACATTACTGCGGTATACCGCCGCGCACCCTAAGCGTTGAGGAACCGTTCCGGTTAGACACTGATTGGCGAGGGACTGTGCTTCAGAATGGTTGAAAGCCGCAAGACAGGCCAGGGTTGCACCTGCGCGGGCCAGGTCGTCTTTTGGGGAACTCGACAGCCGTTCGATAAGTGGCATCATCTGATTAAAATGTCTGAGGGAGGCATAGCGGATAAACTCGATGGCGTAGTGGGTACCGAGCACTTCCTCCCGCGTCTCAGCTAGTTGAATGAACCAGGCCACCGCTAGTTGGGCATCTTGGTTGAAAACCGCCAGCAATGGCAGGACGGCGCAGGCGCGAACGGCGGCGACCGGGTCATGCACCAGATTCTCGATAACGGACCGGAAGAACTCTAACCGCTCAGGCTTCTCGAAGAGAAGCTGCCCAATCGCCTCAGCCGCCTGGCCCCGCGTGGAATTAATGCCCTGAGTATGGGGATCCCGTAAGCCGTCTCTTGTATCCCAGGTATCCTCAACGG is drawn from Deinococcus sp. Marseille-Q6407 and contains these coding sequences:
- a CDS encoding recombinase family protein yields the protein MLIGYARVSKGDQDSALQLKALEAAGVTRIFKEQASGGRWDRPELHKALEHLREGDVLVVWKLDRLSRSLKDLLTLLEDIEGRGAGFRSLTENIDTTTPAGRMMMQMVGSFAEFERAMIRERTRAGLEQAKAAGRVGGRRPKLTPAQQEEIREAVRSGRKTAADCARLFGVSQATVSRILAAS
- a CDS encoding MazF family transcriptional regulator encodes the protein MKELTGIGSEVQIEIQGNAIIITPAQDASRPETLARQQRFAQARDQVLSEYDDLFRQLADA
- a CDS encoding type II toxin-antitoxin system death-on-curing family toxin, translated to MPAQAAAYLYYLSRAHAFVDANKRTSLSCALVWLALHDLRLRLSQQELFDLTLAVAQGQLSLEEAIERFERAVW